The following proteins are co-located in the Colletotrichum lupini chromosome 4, complete sequence genome:
- a CDS encoding L-arabinitol 4-dehydrogenase — translation MPAMDTSNAVDILRRKPENLAIYTNPEHELYLKKLDVPTPSEGECLIHVRATGICGSDVHFWKAGHIGEMVVTGENGLGHESAGVVVGVGPKVTKFKIGDRVAIECGIPCMKASCFFCRTGRYNACPEVIFYSTPPYHGTLTRYHVHPEDWLHKIPDGMSYEEGSLLEPLSVALTGLERSGVRLGDPVVICGSGPIGIATLLAASAAGANPIVITDINQTRLDMAKKAVPRVRTVLITAGKEPQATAEDIKGALGQEAKIVLECTGVESSVVTGIYSCRFGGMVFVIGCGRDFATIPIMYMAGKEIELRFQFRYRDIYPRAIGLVAEGVIDLKPLVTHRFALEDGEKAFKTASDPSALALKVQVLDD, via the exons ATGCCTGCCATGGATACATCAAATGCAGTCGATATCCTTCGCCGAAAACCCGAAAACCTTGCAATTTATACTAACCCTGAACATGAGCTGTATCTCAAGAAGCTCGATGTTCCGACCCCAAGCGAAGGGGAGTGCCTCATCCACGTGCGAGCAACTGGCATCTGCGGCTCCGATGTTCACTTTTGGAAAGCAGGTCACATTGGCGAGATGGTTGTGACGGGCGAAAACGGGCTAGGCCATGAGAGTGCAGGCGTAGTTGTTGGCGTAGGACCCAAAGTGACGAAGTTCAAGATTGGTGATAGGGTAGCCATCGAGTGCGGCATCCCTTGTATGAAGGCATCGTGCTTCTTCTGTCGCACAGGCCGATACAACGCCTGTCCAGAGGTGATCTTCTACTCGACGCCCCCATATCACGGAACCCTTACCCGCTACCACGTGCACCCAGAAGACTGGCTTCACAAGATTCCTGATGGAATGTCATATGAAGAGGGATCTCTTCTCGAGCCACTCTCAGTGGCTCTGACAGGGCTCGAGCGATCCGGCGTTCGCTTGGGTGATCCCGTGGTTATCTGCGGTTCCGGTCCCATCGGCATTGCCACTTTGCTGGCTGCTAGCGCAGCAGGTGCAAACCCAATCGTCATTACGGACATCAATCAGACCAGGCTGGACATGGCGAAAAAGGCAGTTCCTAGAGTACGAACTGTGCTTATCACTGCTGGAAAGGAGCCGCAGGCAACTGCCGAGGATATCAAGGGAGCTCTTGGTCAAGAAGCCAAGATAGTGCTAGAATGTACTGGCGTTGAGTCAAGTGTGGTCACCggtatatac TCTTGCCGATTCGGCGGCATGGTCTTCGTTATCGGTTGCGGTAGAGATTTTGCCACAATTCCCATCATGTACATGGCTGGCAAGGAAATTGAATTACGATTCCAATTTCGCTACCGAGATATCTATCCTCGGGCCATTGGCCTTGTTGCTGAGGGAGTCATTGATCTCAAACCATTAGTCACCCATCGGTTTGCTCTTGAAGATGGTGAGAAGGCCTTCAAAACAGCTTCAGACCCTAGTGCTCTGGCATTGAAAGTGCAAGTACTTGACGATTAG